The following proteins are encoded in a genomic region of Candidatus Leptovillus gracilis:
- a CDS encoding type IV secretory system conjugative DNA transfer family protein: MNTSENNYSYFKRWWHDAPPATKKGWRIALLIFLLFWLIGAVVSYYHVAAIRAVDTPVVRVIYSGLMGPMGLWWGFLKITGFIQETNHDPSVAWRYLIVLRLVVGGAIGFIFNATPNPEVVQKREAALQRKAQGQLDDEEVAEKLVIENGVPLATVKATGRKKKPVTVGVDLAQGQGHVLVSGPTRSGKGLHLTETLLHWPGTAVIVDPKGEQYKRTAGFRKQHLGPVYHIPGHEVALSKLYNLQDSDDIKELHDQLLQPEQDTQRIFADKSLSLFEAVGHYAKARRIDPIRVLLDAASDDFTLALRAMDSVPAARREVRKFTNNLPPELFNQDRFVASAYGTFTTRLYNYQKHIDTIAPRTVLNSIPLYWERENATIYITYNLTELQGVGGVVAAILAGLMRYHMNHTDSKHRLLVAVDELAAVRLRNLETYLATVGGYGITMLMYAQALAQLEGIYGRTGTEAILSNTAHQVWYPPNDMETARRISALYGTTRRANRSFSSARRYATGGQAGQVNGYQDYSVGQTMHEEPLLKPTEVMSLPKDQVIVITEKDRQYRFIGQRLNPLDKLENLPAAPKPLKLEHPARVYTKWMEQRSAPLPVERDNTTPSDTPENSQGGNEGGPGNEMPYSANNSASPKKPLK, from the coding sequence CACATCAGAAAACAATTACAGTTATTTCAAACGCTGGTGGCATGACGCGCCGCCGGCTACAAAAAAGGGCTGGCGGATAGCTTTGCTTATTTTCCTGCTGTTTTGGTTGATAGGCGCGGTAGTCAGCTATTATCATGTTGCCGCCATCCGGGCTGTGGACACACCGGTTGTCCGGGTAATCTATTCTGGTTTGATGGGGCCGATGGGACTCTGGTGGGGTTTCCTGAAGATCACTGGTTTTATCCAGGAAACCAACCATGACCCCAGCGTCGCCTGGCGTTACCTGATTGTCCTTCGACTTGTTGTTGGAGGAGCCATTGGCTTCATTTTCAATGCGACGCCTAACCCGGAAGTCGTGCAGAAGCGGGAGGCCGCTCTTCAGCGCAAAGCGCAGGGACAATTGGACGACGAAGAGGTCGCGGAGAAGCTGGTCATTGAAAATGGCGTCCCATTGGCCACGGTGAAAGCGACTGGTCGGAAAAAGAAGCCGGTGACGGTGGGGGTAGACCTGGCCCAAGGCCAGGGGCATGTCCTGGTGTCTGGACCAACCCGGAGTGGGAAGGGACTGCACCTGACCGAGACGCTGCTGCACTGGCCGGGAACGGCCGTTATTGTGGACCCCAAAGGCGAACAGTACAAACGAACGGCCGGGTTCCGCAAGCAGCATCTGGGGCCGGTGTACCACATCCCCGGCCACGAGGTTGCCCTGTCTAAACTGTACAACCTGCAAGACTCGGATGACATCAAAGAACTGCACGACCAGCTGCTCCAGCCCGAACAGGATACACAGCGTATCTTTGCTGACAAATCCCTGAGTCTGTTTGAAGCGGTCGGGCATTATGCCAAAGCCCGGCGAATTGACCCGATACGCGTCTTGCTGGATGCGGCGTCCGACGATTTCACCCTGGCGCTGCGGGCGATGGACAGTGTTCCAGCGGCGCGGCGCGAGGTGCGCAAGTTCACTAACAACTTGCCGCCGGAGCTGTTCAACCAGGACCGCTTTGTCGCTTCCGCCTATGGCACCTTCACCACCCGGCTGTACAACTACCAGAAACACATCGACACCATCGCGCCGCGCACCGTCCTCAACAGCATCCCGTTATATTGGGAGCGTGAAAACGCCACCATCTACATCACCTACAACCTGACCGAACTACAGGGAGTTGGCGGTGTGGTGGCTGCCATCCTGGCCGGCCTGATGCGTTATCACATGAACCACACAGATTCCAAACATCGCCTGTTGGTGGCGGTGGACGAGTTGGCGGCTGTGCGGCTGCGCAATCTGGAGACGTATCTGGCCACAGTGGGCGGGTATGGCATCACCATGCTTATGTACGCCCAGGCGCTGGCGCAGTTGGAAGGGATCTACGGCCGTACCGGGACCGAAGCCATCCTCTCCAACACGGCTCATCAGGTCTGGTATCCGCCCAATGACATGGAAACGGCGCGGCGGATTTCGGCTCTGTACGGCACGACGCGGCGCGCCAACCGCAGCTTCAGCAGCGCCCGGCGTTACGCCACCGGCGGTCAGGCGGGACAGGTCAATGGCTACCAGGATTACAGCGTCGGGCAGACGATGCACGAGGAGCCACTGCTCAAACCGACGGAGGTGATGTCGCTGCCCAAAGACCAGGTCATTGTCATCACCGAGAAGGACCGTCAGTACCGCTTTATCGGCCAGCGCCTCAACCCGTTGGACAAGCTCGAGAATCTGCCGGCTGCGCCCAAGCCACTCAAGCTGGAGCACCCAGCGCGGGTTTACACCAAATGGATGGAGCAGCGGTCGGCCCCGCTGCCTGTCGAGCGGGACAACACGACGCCGAGCGACACCCCGGAAAATAGCCAGGGCGGCAATGAGGGAGGCCCCGGTAATGAGATGCCGTATTCGGCCAACAACAGTGCTTCACCCAAGAAACCGCTGAAGTAA